A single genomic interval of Camelina sativa cultivar DH55 chromosome 11, Cs, whole genome shotgun sequence harbors:
- the LOC104723656 gene encoding LOW QUALITY PROTEIN: putative F-box/LRR-repeat protein At4g15060 (The sequence of the model RefSeq protein was modified relative to this genomic sequence to represent the inferred CDS: inserted 1 base in 1 codon), translating into MADRISQLPDELLLKVLFFLPTRTAVSTSVLSKRWEFLWMFLPKLEYEYTNLSSSEKLTLRAFVNLNMPLHKAPIIETFRLNLTNSVGSIKSKDIKLWVVIAVSRCLRELSIXPSSLYTCESLVVLKLIDEIFVDVPRIAYLPSLKTLLLRRVTYLNDKSLQRLLSSCPVLEDLVMERVSLDFPGYPEDLVPLNVTMPSLQRLALKIRRYVDLSELVINTPCLKYFKLLTHYDCESEVNPSYFYDFKDMPKLEDADIESRYPDTNNFIRSITSVKRLSLCIRSFNAEEAFNCDGIVFNQLKNLKLCPCDTN; encoded by the exons ATGGCCGACAGGATCAGTCAGTTACCTGATGAATTGCTATTGAAGGTACTATTTTTTCTTCCAACAAGAACCGCTGTAAGCACGAGTGTTTTGTCGAAGAGATGGGAGTTTCTTTGGATGTTTTTGCCTAAGCTTGAGTACGAGTATACCAATCTCTCATCCTCTGAAAAATTGACTTTAAGGgcttttgttaatttaaatatgCCTTTACATAAAGCTCCCATCATAGAAACCTTTCGTCTCAACTTGACCAATAGCGTTGGATCAATTAAGTCTAAGGATATCAAACTGTGGGTTGTAATTGCAGTTTCTCGCTGCCTCCGTGAGTTAAGTA AACCTAGTAGTTTGTATACCTGCGAATCGCTAGTGGTCTTGAAACTGATAGACGAAATATTCGTGGATGTTCCTCGTATAGCTTATCTTCCCTCTTTGAAAACTTTGCTCCTTCGACGTGTGACTTACTTAAATGACAAGTCTCTTCAGCGACTTCTTTCCAGTTGCCCTGTTCTTGAGGATCTTGTTATGGAACGAGTTTCATTGGACTTTCCCGGCTATCCGGAGGATTTAGTACCATTGAATGTAACCATGCCGTCCTTGCAGAGACTAGCTCTAAAAATAAGAAGATATGTTGATTTGAGTGAGCTTGTCATAAACACTCCTTGTTTGAAGTATTTCAAATTACTTACACACTATGATTGTGAAAGTGAAGTTAATCCTAGCTACTTTTACGATTTTAAAGATATGCCTAAGTTAGAGGATGCTGATATCGAATCTAGATACCCTGATACCAACAACTTTATTAGATCAATCACATCCGTCAAGCGGCTTTCGTTATGCATAAGATCATTCAACGCGGAAGAG GCTTTCAATTGTGACGGTATTGTCTTCAACCAGCTTAAGAATTTGAAGCTATGTCCATGTGATACAAATTGA
- the LOC104728075 gene encoding indole-3-acetic acid-amido synthetase GH3.17-like, translating to MIPSYDPTNTEAGLKLLEDLTTNADTIQQEVLHQILSRNCGTEYLKSFLDGESDKNQESFKNKVPVVNYEDMKPFIRRIADGESSDILASQPITELLTSSGTSGGKPKLMPSTAEELDRKTFFYNMLVPVMNKYVNGLDEGKGMYLLFIKPEIKTPSGLKARPVLTSYYKSQQFKNRPFNKYNVITSPNETILCEDSKQSMYCQLLCGLVQRSHVLRLGAIFASAFLRAVKFLENNFTQLCADIRTGTVASWITDSTCRESVLSILNGPNPELADEVEALCSAMSWEGILRRIWPKTKYIEVIVTGSMAQYIPTLEFYSGGLPLVSVMYASSECFFGININPLCKPSDVSYTLLPNMAYFEFLPVDEKSHEEIHSGSHDTLKDEDRIVDLVNVETGRYYELVITTFAGLYRYKVGDILKVTGFHNKAPHFSFVERRNVVLSIDTDKTSEEDLMKAVAQAKPSSFLLTEYTSYADTSSMPGHYVLFWELKPLHDNDSPKLNEKMMEDCCSEVEDCLDYVYRRCRNKDKSIGPLEIRVVSLGTFDSLMDFSISKGSSVNQYKTPRCVKSGGALQILDSRVIGRFFSKRVPQWEQLGLDS from the exons atgatTCCAAGTTACGATCCAACTAATACAGAGGCTGGTCTAAAGCTTCTCGAGGATCTAACCACAAATGCAGATACAATCCAACAAGAAGTTCTCCACCAAATACTCTCTCGAAACTGTGGAACCGAGTATCTCAAGTCGTTTCTTGATGGAGAATCTGACAAGAATCAAGAAAGCTTCAAGAACAAAGTCCCGGTGGTGAATTACGAGGACATGAAGCCTTTCATCCGACGAATCGCTGATGGAGAATCATCTGATATCCTAGCTTCTCAACCCATCACTGAGCTCCTCACTAG CTCGGGTACTTCTGGTGGCAAACCGAAACTGATGCCTTCTACGGCTGAAGAATTGGATAGGAAGACGTTTTTCTACAACATGCTTGTCCCCGTCATGAATAA GTATGTGAATGGACTAGACGAAGGTAAGGGAATGTATCTTCTGTTCATAAAACCAGagatcaagactccttcaggtCTAAAGGCTCGTCCTGTGTTAACAAGTTACTACAAAAGTCAACAATTCAAGAACAGACCATTCAACAAGTACAATGTTATCACTAGTCCTAACGAGACCATTCTTTGTGAAGACAGCAAGCAAAGCATGTACTGCCAGCTTCTCTGCGGCTTAGTCCAGCGATCTCATGTCCTAAGACTCGGTGCTATCTTCGCCTCTGCCTTTCTCCGAGCCGTCAAGTTCTTGGAGAATAATTTCACTCAGCTCTGTGCTGACATCAGGACAGGTACTGTCGCGAGCTGGATCACTGACTCGACATGTCGAGAGTCGGTTTTGTCAATTCTTAATGGTCCAAATCCTGAGTTGGCTGATGAGGTTGAGGCTTTGTGCTCTGCTATGTCATGGGAAGGAATCTTGAGAAGGATATGGCCTAAGACCAAGTACATAGAGGTGATTGTTACTGGCTCAATGGCTCAATACATTCCGACACTCGAGTTTTATAGCGGAGGTTTGCCTTTGGTTTCGGTAATGTATGCTTCCTCTGAGTGTTTCTTTGGTATCAACATTAATCCACTGTGTAAGCCATCTGATGTCTCCTACACACTTCTTCCTAACATGGCTTACTTTGAGTTCTTGCCTGTCGATGAAAAATCACATGAGGAGATTCACTCTGGCTCACATGATACTCTTAAGGACGAAGATCGTATTGTCGATCTTGTTAATGTTGAAACCGGCCGATACTATGAACTCGTCATCACCACGTTCGCAG GTTTATACAGATACAAAGTAGGAGATATTCTGAAGGTGACCGGTTTCCACAACAAGGCGCCTCATTTCAGTTTCGTGGAGCGAAGAAACGTTGTCTTAAGCATCGACACAGACAAAACTAGCGAAGAAGACTTAATGAAGGCAGTGGCACAAGCCAAACCCTCAAGCTTCTTGCTCACTGAGTACACGAGCTATGCGGACACGTCATCAATGCCAGGGCATTACGTGCTCTTCTGGGAGCTGAAGCCACTTCACGATAACGACTCACCAAAGCTAAACGAGAAGATGATGGAGGATTGTTGTTCTGAGGTGGAGGATTGTTTGGATTACGTGTACAGGAGATGCAGGAACAAAGACAAATCAATAGGTCCATTGGAGATAAGAGTGGTGAGTTTGGGTACTTTTGATTCGTTAATGGACTTTAGTATCTCTAAAGGATCTTCAGTGAATCAGTATAAGACTCCAAGGTGTGTTAAATCTGGAGGAGCTCTTCAGATTCTCGATTCCAGAGTTATTGGGAGGTTCTTCAGCAAAAGAGTTCCTCAATGGGAACAACTTGGTTTAGATTCTTAG
- the LOC104723657 gene encoding probable protein S-acyltransferase 19 — translation MVRKHGWQLPAHKFQVVAITVFCLLAVAYYAFFAPFVGGRIWEYILLGVYSPVALVVFILYVRCTAINPADPGIMSKFERGAYRGDDLPAAKDISRKFDEMGSQLQSSPSVASRTSTLPANSSVKGSVGDAQRVETVGKKSCFNPLAICCGVFVYEDCRGKEESDEQQGDREEALFCTLCNAEVRKFSKHCRSCDKCVDCFDHHCRWLNNCVGRKNYMTFISLMAVSLLWLLIEAGVGIAVIVRVFVNKKDMETEIVNRLGNGFSRAPFATVVGVCTAVSMLALFPLGELFFFHMLLIKKGITTYEYVVAMRAMSEAPAGASVDEELPNVLYSPSGSATTGFSGGSSLGLPYKGAWCTPPRVFVDYQDEVIPHLDPRMIPSTVDPDATESAERGNKIPKRPVKISAWKLAKLNSNEATRAAARARASSSVLRPIENRHLHDDELSSRSGTISVVSSVSTDANGGVLSKEMRNNDPRFSHSRNSFAPSQGSRDDYETGTHSMSSFSSPSHVHETVSLSPLPQYHTAGHRFTAAAVSNASRPPLNPATNHMLHSTFDEKIMQKGNHPDPLLLPAPAASLLRDVRRTSVVWDQEAGRYISVPATTSEPKTRLSSQNQPIPSSHIGNTQNPRPVVLPPQDSSSSGRAQQPQQQGERLTYTGDSIFFGGPLVNIPNRDSLRHEGDSGREGQDRMTLTLPREARFKRDTTSNQLPVFAPVGTRK, via the exons ATGGTGAGGAAACATGGTTGGCAACTTCCTGCTCACAAATTCCAG GTGGTTGCGATTACGGTGTTCTGCTTGTTGGCTGTTGCATACTATGCTTTCTTTGCTCCTTTTGTTGGAGGACGCATCTGGGAGTATATTCTTCTCGGTGTTTACTCTCCTGTG GCCCTTGTTGTTTTCATTCTTTATGTTCGGTGTACTGCGATCAATCCTGCAGATCCAGGGATCATGTCGAAGTTTGAAAGAGGTGCATACAGAGGTGATGACTTACCTGCTGCCAAAGATATCTCGAGAAAGTTTGATGAAATGGGCAGCCAGCTGCAGTCTTCTCCTTCGGTTGCCTCGAGGACTTCTACTTTACCAGCAAACTCTAGTGTGAAAGGCTCTGTAGGAGATGCTCAAAGAGTTGAAACTGTTGGGAAAAAGTCTTGCTTTAATCCTTTGGCAATATGCTGTGGCGTGTTTGTTTATGAAGATTGTCGCGGCAAGGAAGAGAGCGATGAACAACAGGGGGACAGGGAAGAAGCCCTGTTTTGTACGTTGTGCAATGCTGAG GTCCGTAAGTTCAGCAAGCATTGTCGAAGTTGCGACAAATGTGTAGATTGTTTCGATCATCATTGCCGG TGGCTTAACAATTGTGTTGGTCGCAAGAATTATATGACGTTTATATCACTGATGGCTGTCAGTCTTCTCTGG CTCCTTATTGAAGCAGGAGTTGGAATTGCTGTTATAGTGCGTGTATTTGTTAATAAGAAGGACATGGAAACCGAAATCGTCAATAGACTTGGGAATGGATTTTCTCGCGCACCTTTTGCTACGGTCGTT GGTGTTTGTACTGCTGTTTCCATGCTGGCGTTGTTTCCACTGGGCgaacttttctttttccacATGCTCCTCATTAAAAAG GGCATTACAACTTACGAGTATGTTGTGGCAATGAGAGCAATGAGCGAGGCACCAGCTGGAGCTTCTGTTGATGAGGAACTTCCTAACGTGCTGTATTCTCCCTCTGGATCTGCCACGACTGGCTTTAGTGGTGGAAGCTCCCTCGGTTTACCTTACAAGGGAGCCTGGTGCACTCCTCCTAGAGTGTTTGTTGATTATCAG GACGAAGTGATTCCTCATTTGGACCCCAGAATGATTCCATCGACTGTAGATCCAGATGCAACTGAATCAGCAGAGAGGGGCAACAAGATTCCAAAGAGACCTGTCAAAATTAGTGCTTGGAAGCTTGCAAAATTGAATTCAAATGAAGCTACAAGGGCAGCAGCCAGAGCCCGAGCATCCTCATCTGTCCTAAGACCAATAGAGAACCGTCATCTACATGATGATGAACTTAGTTCCAGAAGTGGCACCATCAGTGTTGTCAGCAGTGTAAGCACAGATGCAAATGGGGGTGTGTTGAGTAAAGAGATGAGAAACAATGATCCAAGGTTTTCTCATTCTAGAAACTCTTTTGCTCCAAGCCAAGGTAGTCGGGACGATTACGAGACAGGGACTCACAGTATGAGCAGTTTCAGCAGTCCAAGTCATGTTCACGAGACTGTCTCACTTAGTCCTCTCCCACAGTATCATACAGCTGGCCACCGCTTCACTGCAGCGGCTGTGTCGAATGCTTCCCGGCCACCTCTTAATCCAGCAACTAATCACATGCTCCACTCAACCTTTGATGAAAAGATAATGCAGAAAGGAAACCATCCTGATCCACTGCTTTTACCTGCTCCTGCCGCTTCTCTTCTGAGAGATGTGAGAAGAACATCAGTTGTTTGGGACCAAGAAGCAGGTAGATATATATCAGTTCCTGCAACAACATCTGAACCAAAAACCAGATTGTCCTCACAGAACCAGCCAATTCCTAGCTCACACATTGGTAACACTCAGAATCCAAGACCAGTTGTTCTTCCACCTcaagattcttcttcatctggaaGGGCTCAACAACCGCAGCAGCAAGGAGAGAGGCTGACGTATACAGGTGACTCAATCTTCTTTGGAGGCCCTCTGGTAAATATCCCGAATAGAGATAGCCTAAGACACGAAGGAGACTCGGGAAGAGAGGGACAAGACAGAATGACATTGACATTGCCTCGGGAAGCTAGATTCAAAAGAGACACAACCTCAAACCAGCTTCCAGTGTTTGCTCCTGTAGGTACCCGCAAGTAA
- the LOC104723658 gene encoding DNA-directed RNA polymerase V subunit 7-like: MFIKVKLPWNVMIAAENMDAKGLILKRAILVQLLDAFASKKATKELGYYVTVTALDKIGEGKIREHTGEVLFPVMFSGMTFKIFKGEIIHGVVHKVLKHGVFMRCGPIENVYLSYTKMPDYKYIPGENPIFMNDKMSRIQDEATVRVVVLGTKWMEAEREFQALASLEGDYLGPIFEE; encoded by the coding sequence ATGTTTATCAAAGTCAAGTTACCATGGAACGTGATGATTGCAGCTGAAAACATGGACGCAAAAGGGCTGATTCTAAAGAGGGCTATACTAGTCCAGTTACTAGACGCATTTGCTTCCAAGAAAGCAACCAAGGAGCTTGGCTACTACGTGACAGTCACAGCACTGGACAAGATTGGAGAAGGCAAAATCAGGGAGCACACGGGTGAAGTTCTGTTCCCGGTGATGTTCAGCGGAATGACTTTCAAGATCTTTAAAGGAGAGATCATTCACGGTGTGGTGCACAAGGTGTTGAAGCACGGTGTGTTCATGAGGTGTGGTCCTATCGAGAATGTATACCTCTCATACACGAAGATGCCGGATTATAAGTACATCCCAGGAGAAAACCCGATCTTCATGAATGATAAGATGTCTAGGATCCAGGATGAGGCTACAGTGAGGGTCGTGGTGCTTGGGACGAAGTGGATGGAGGCAGAGAGAGAGTTTCAGGCGTTGGCTAGCTTGGAAGGTGACTATCTTGGACCAATCTTCGAAGAGTGA
- the LOC109127298 gene encoding zinc finger MYM-type protein 1-like: protein MDNDVFGLLVDESADVSNKGQMAVVFHFFDKYGIVKERFIGIIHVKETSSLSLKYAIDYLFAKYGLSLKKLRGQGYDGASNIKGEFNGLRSLILKESSSAYYVHCFAHQLQLVVIAVAKKHFEVGEFFEMISVLLNDVGASCKRKDMIRENYRKIVEEGISNGEIKTGTGLNQEVSLQRPGTTRWGSHYKTLLRLVELFSYVVKVLEYIQDEGIDSSKRQQAYGILKYFHTFDFVFYLQLMLLVMGFIDNLSKALQRKDQDILNAISLVESTNNLLQKLRDDGWDALLAKVSSFCEQNYIGMLIMKEEFVDS, encoded by the coding sequence ATGGATAATGATGTCTTTGGTTTGCTGGTAGATGAATCTGCCGATGTATCAAACAAAGGGCAAATGGCAGTGGTGTTTCACTTTTTTGATAAGTATGGGATAGTCAAAGAAAGATTTATTGGCATTATACACGTCAAGGAGacatcttctttatctcttaAGTATGCTATTGattatttatttgcaaaatatGGATTGAGTTTGAAAAAGTTGAGAGGACAAGGGTATGATGGAGCTAGTAATATAAAGGGAGAATTCAATGGACTAAgatctttgattttgaaagaaAGTAGCTCTGCATATTATGTTCATTGCTTTGCTCATCAACTTCAATTAGTTGTCATAGCAGtagcaaaaaaacattttgaagttggagaattttttgaaatgatttctGTTTTGTTGAATGATGTTGGAGCTTCATGTAAGAGAAAAGATATGATCCGGGAAAACTATAGGAAAATAGTGGAAGAAGGGATTAGCAATGGTGAGATTAAGACTGGAACTGGGTTGAATCAAGAAGTTTCTCTTCAAAGACCTGGAACTACTCGTTGGGGTTCACATTATAAGACTCTATTGCGACTTGTTGAGCTGTTTTCTTATGTAGTTAAAGTTCTTGAGTATATCCAAGATGAAGGCATAGACTCCAGCAAAAGACAACAAGCATATGGTATTCTCAAGTATTTTCAcacctttgattttgttttctatctaCAGTTGATGTTGCTTGTTATGGGTTTTATTGATAACTTATCAAAGGCTTTACAAAGGAAAGACCAAGATATCTTGAATGCTATTTCATTGGTGGAATCTACTAATAATCTGTTGCAAAAGCTTAGAGATGATGGATGGGATGCTTTACTGGCTAAAGTTAGTTCGTTTTGTGAGCAAAACTACATTGGAATGCTCATAATGAAGGAAGAATTTGTTGATTCATGA